Sequence from the [Bacteroides] pectinophilus genome:
AGTCTGCAGATACCTTGCTTCCATCCTTATTAACACATTCCCTGCTGTCTATATTCTTACAAATATAGTTGTTCGTTTTGTAGATGACATCATCATTCTGTCCTTTAAGTGTAAACTTGTCAGATGACATTTTCCCGGAATCGGTAACAGCCGCCGTATAAAAGCTGATTACATTTTCAAGGACATATCCCGTATTTCCTGAATACTTTTCGCCGTTCTTAGGTGTAAGCTGGTAATTATTCCTGCTGTCCGTTCCTCCCGTTCTTGAAAAATGTCCGTTATCCACTGACGTACAATTATATACCCGGCAGTCCGGCCCATTATTACTCATTATTCCCGAACCTCCGTTATTCCATGCCACACAATTTTTAAGCACATGTTTTCCGGTAAGACCTTCTCCACCAAGCTTGAAGCCATTACCACTCGCCTTGGAATTACTTCCGTCTTTAAGCATTCCGTTATTATATGCAAGTGAATTCTGTATCGTAACAGGCTCTATCGGACCATATCCTTCTGTATCCTTGGCATACAGATCGTATCCGTCATCAGCATTAGAATATGCAATACATCCGTCGAATACATTGTCACTGCCAACTGACAGCTTGGCGGCAAATCCATCTGCATCATTCTGCTTACTGTCACAATTATAATATGATGAGCAATTCTTAATCTGATTTCCCGAAGGCCACCATTCTGACGGTTCGCCGCCGGAGTAACTTATCTGAAGGCCTGTAGAACCATTCTCATAAATATTACACATTTCTATTGTATTATTGCTTCCTGACACATGTATTCCCTTGGTTCCGTCTGAAGCGTTACATACATCTATTCCGTATATATTCCAGTAATTACCTTTTAACGAGATTACCGCATCCGATGATTTGGCAATTGAAGATCCATTAAACACTGCTCTGCCTGCATTCTCAGCCTTAAGTGTAATAGGCGCATCCTTTGTTCCGCTTACGCTGTATGTAATTGAAAGCACCGTCTTCATATTATATGTTCCGTCAAGCAGAACTATTGTCTGGCCTGCCCTGGCATACGCTGCCGCAGTTGCTATATCTACAGGAGCTTCCTTTGTTCCTGAAGCATCTGCCGCCCCCTGTGGTGATACATAGACAATGCCGTTTCCTGCTGCCACTGCGTCTTTTCTTGTTACTTTATCTTTTATCTCTACAGGTGAATAATCCTTTAGCAAAAGCCTGTCAGAGTATTCCCTGCTGCCATCTGCATTTATAGCGTTTTCATATGGCTTAACCGTTGTGATAAATGTAGTATCACCCATCGGAAGGCTGATGCCCTTATCAGACAATGCAAACTTTACCGCATCTCCTGAAGATATCTCCTGCCCGTCTATATATATATTGCCATGGTCATCCTTTACCGTTAGTGTTCCTTTTACATTACCTGTAAAACGATATATGTAATCATCGGATGAAGTAGTCGTTCCGTTAAATGTCTTAACCGATACCTTGTCATAATCTGCCCACGCTGATTTATCAACAGCTGCTTTTTCTTCCGCCGTAGGTGTGTGCTGTTCATAAGAAATATCAGTAACCTCTACAGTCCCTATACGGCTTGCATAAAAACCTATATACACATTCTCTTTATCCTGCTTAAGAAGCTTCTCAGGATTATAAATGCGCTTTGAGTAATTAATCTTACTCCAGTCATCACTGTAGTAATTAAATACATATCCGTTGCTGTCTTTAACAACTTCAAAATTATAATACAGATTCTTTGCATTGTCTGATTTAAACACTGTTGCGTCCTTGTCAAAATACTGCGTCACATCACACGTGCCACCATTATTACTCTTTCCCGACGCATCTATATTACCAAACAGAGTTCTTATTCCCGGAATACATGTCTTTGTTGCCTCATTTTTTGTTGCTGCACATATCTCGGCCTGATTCAGGTAATCAGCACTTGCATCTTTGCTTCCAAGGCTGTCTGTGACAATTATTCCAAAAGAAGACTGATTATCTGCTTTGTCTACCTTTGTTACGTGAAATCTTCCTCTTACAGTCACATTGTAATCGTCTGATTTGACCTTAGTATAATACATCACAAACCCTGACTGCCCGGTATTGGCCATCTTACCATTGCTGCCCGAATTAAGCTGCAGAGTCCCTGACGCAGCGTCATATGACGCATCTTTCATCTTGTCCGACTGCGTTCCAAGCTTAACCGTCTGCCATTTTCCATCTTCAAGTGTTTTCCCTGAATCAGTACCGGCTTTTATACTAACCGGGCATATTGCCAATACTATTCCTGCTGCAGCCATTAACGCGGCTGCAATGTCCATAATAGTTCTTAACCTTTTCTTTCCCATACTCTGCTCCATTCAATTCAAATTAATGAATAATTATATTTTATTTACACTGCATTATACTCCAAGCCACTCTTTTCTTCCATATAAAAATGAAAGTCTGATAAAAAAGCAAAAAAAAGAACGCATACGCGTTCTTCTTACTCTCATTATTAAAGTGAGCCCACCGGGGTTTGAACCCGGGACACCTAGATTAAAAGTCTAGTGCTCTACCAGCTGAGCTATGAGCCCATACATCTTCGATTCGTAAACCGATTAATGGAAATCGCGACCAGCCGAATCGTTACAGCTTCACGATCCAAGCTGGGCTAGTTGGATTCGAACCAACGAGATGCAGGGATCAAAACCCTGTGCCTTACCGCTTGGCGATAGCCCATTAAAGGGTGAGTACAGGGATTCGAACCCTGGGCCTTCAGAGCCACAATCTGACGCGATAACCAACTTCGCTATACCCACCATGTAATTAAAAAGTGTGCCCGAAGGGATTCGAACCCCCGACCCACGGCTTAGAAGGCCGTTGCTCTATCCAGCTGAGCTACGGACACACAAAGCGGGTGATGGGAATCGAACCCACGTATCTAGCTTGGAAGGCTAGTGTTCTACCATTGAACTACACCCGCATAAAACATATTATATTAAGTTACAGATGATATTCCGTAACCAATCGGGGTGACAGGATTCGAACCTGCGACCTCTTGATCCCAAATCAAGCGCTCTAGCCAAGCTGAGCCACACCCCGATATAACTGCTGCTTAGCGGCTTCAGAATCTTTAGTACCGCAACGCAAGTGTTATTATATTATAAGGCTATCAGAATGTCAACACTTTTTTTAAAGTTTTTTTGATTTTTTTTACTTTTTTTTGACAAGCCCCATTTCAAGCAGTTTTGCCTTCATTGCAGCCAGTGCTTTGCCCCTGTGACTGATACTGTTTTTGACTTCCATTGACAATTCGGCAGTCGTTGCATCATATTCCGGTACATATACTATAGGATCGTATCCAAAGCCATTCTCACCCTTCTGTTCATAACCGATAAGCCCCTCTATCGTTCCCCTTGTTGTAAGTGTACGTCCGTCAGGAAGCGCCGCTGCAATAACACATACAAACCTTGCACTTCTGTCATTGCCTGTAACGCCTTCAAGCCTGTCTATTATAGACCTGTTCTTAATATCATATGACGTATCTTCTCCCATATATCTTGCAGAATACACTCCCGGTTCCTTATTAAGATAGTCAACTTCAAGACCCGAATCATCTGCAAGAGTAATCATATTGCATTCCTGCATTACTGCCCGTGCCTTAATAAGAGCATTTTCCTCAAATGTTGTTCCATTTTCATCTATATCAATATTAATTCCGGCATCCTTCATGGATACAACTTCAACATCAAGGTCAGACATAATCATCTGTATTTCCTTCATCTTGCCGGCATTACCTGTTGCAAATATAATTTTTTCTGCCATTTCAATATACCTTTCTACACTATTCTATCATGTTACTGTCTGCTTCACGTCACACATTCTGCTATATATTCCGCTAATCAATACTGTCGGTAAACATCTTAAGGCATATATTACAGTTCTTGGATTCCTCAACATGTTCCCATGACCTTCCGTTAAGACTCACATACCCGCACCCGTCATCAAGAACTACATCTGCAGTATACTCATCCGCGCGGTATTCTATGGCAACCGGACGCACTGAGCCCGGAGTCTTAATCTTAATAATTACAGCACACTGTGAGCCTGCTGCAAGTTCAACCGGCTTATCCAGCTTAACCGTGTAATATCCCGCATTGACAAAGCTTCCCTTCTGGACAAACTGCATCTTATCAAATGACGCCGTGCTCTTAAAATCATTTACAAGATATATCTCATATTCTGTCGCCTTGCCGGTTGCATAAAAGCTTACTGCGCGAAGCAGCTCATCATCCTCAACCGTATATACATTAGAAAAGTATGCCGTTGAATCATCATATCCCATCTGACCTACCCAGCCGCACTGGTCCGTCTGATAGATCTTCTCATAATTATCCGTACTTTCAATTCCTGTATATACCACATTATGCATACCAATATTAGAATCATAATACGATACATAAAATAATCCGTTATCTCCAAATGAGCTTCCCCAGCTGTTCATGCAGATAAATGCACCGTCTCCCTCAAGAGTTCCGTTGAAATTATACTTGGAATAATTGTCATCCCAGCCCACGATAACAACATCATGATTAGGCCTGTTTGTTCCTATGTAACAGTATGCATTGTTAGATTTGTTGTAATACCTTGAATATCCGCTTCCTGACGTCATCTGCGTATATATGGACGTCTGCACGCCACCATGCAGGAATACTGCTTTCTTAATACTCTCAAAATTCTTGCTGTCGATAATCTGGACTTCCTGGACATGCTTCACAGGCTTTGCGTCATAATTACATATTCCGTCACCATAAGGGTCATCCTCTTCCTTCACAGGTCCTTTCCACGATGCCAGATACGCTATTGCGCGCATACACTCGCCACCATCCGCCTGAGTTCCCTTAAAGCCGTTATTAACACTCATATTATCTACTGAAAATGTATAATGTTCTTTTGGGAGCAGCCCTGATTCAAGTGCCGTACATGCGGCAAATGCCCAGCATGTGCTCAGCCTGCCCTGATTACGCACTGATGGCAGCTTGTCCAGGTCAGCATATGTAAATCTTGACGGAAGAACATTGGCACTTTTCTTGCTGTCATTAAGGAATACTGTATTCTTATCTATATCCCACTTATAACCATAACCAAATGCCTTCTCAAGCACTTCAGCCTGCACATATGCATCACCATCAATAATCTGCGCAGCATTCTTTATCTGTGACACATTCTCTCCCACAGTCATAAAATCCGTGCCAATCTCAATATCTGCCCTTGCGCTGCCTTTCATTATAATGATGCTGCTTTCATCTATGCATGCAAATGCACATTGAAAATCCTTAGTAAAAAGATTCTCATCTAACATAATCTGATTATCACTGTTCATGATAATCTGCCCTTTTGACACTTCACGCTCTTTGCCATCCAGAACAAGTTGTATTCCACGGGAATTAATCTCCTGTGCAATAATCATATTCCATTCTGCCGGGCGTTCATCATTTGAAACAGTCTGGCCTACTGCAATCTCTTCCCTTAAGAGCCTTCCGCCAAAGATGACTCCGGCAAACACAACTGCAATTACAACAAGTGTAATATACAGTCCCTTATTATCTTTCAATTCGTTCCTCCACGTCTCGGCGGCTTCGGACCTAAGAACTGGTAGAAGTAAGTCTTAATCATACCATTGTAAATCTTACGGTTCTTATCAGCTTTTCTGCCAAAATATTTTTCTGCATCTTCATAGGAAGTTATCATATATGCCGACCATGTATCCAGCTTGGCGAATTGTCTTCCAAAAGCCTCATATATAGGCGGCAGAGCTGACTTTTCCTCAAGTCTTTCACCATATGGCGGGTTGGTTATAATAAATCCGTATTTTTTAGGATGGCTCAGTTCACGTACATCTCTCTTCTGGAAATGTATGAGCTTGTCCACACCAAATCTGGCAGCATTCATTCTTGCCACCTTAAGGACCTCATCATCAATATCATAACCCTGAATATCAACATCAATATCGAGATTAACCATATCCTTTGCTTCTTCTATTACAGCATCCCACTCAGCTGGCGGTATAATATTATCCCACTTCATAGCTGTAAATGTTCTGTTCATTCCCGGAGCAATTGAAGCAGCCATCATAGCTGCCTCAATTGGAAATGTACCACTTCCGCAGAATGGATCAACAAGTATTCTGTCCTTATTCCATGGTGTCAGCATAATAAGCGCCGCTGCGAGTGACTCAGAAATCGGTGCTGCACCGGCTACCGGCCTGTATCCTCTCTTGTGAAGTGAATTGCCTGTTGTATCAAGTGCTACAAGTACCTCATCCTTGACTATATTGATACGGATAGGATATTCACTTCCTGTCTCCTCAAACCAATCTGTCTTATATTTTAACTTAAGTCTCTCAACTATTGCTTTCTTAACTATACTCTGTATATCTGAAGAGCTGAAAAGCTTGCTGTTAACTGAGTTAGCTTTTGTTACCCAGAATTTTCCATTCTTTGGTATGAGGTTCTCCCACTCAAGCGCCTTTGTATTCTCAAACAGCTCATCAAATGTCTCTGCCTTAAACCTTCCGACCTGCATAAGAACCCTTTCAGCCGTTCTTAAACCTACATTAGCCCTGCATATAGCCTCTGCATCACCTTCAAATGTTACTCTTCCGTCTTCAACCTGCGTTATCTCATATCCCAGATCCGTTATTTCTCTCTTAAGCACCGCTTCAAGTCCAAAATGACACGGCGCAACCAGCTTAAAAATCTCCATATAAACCTGTCTGCTCTCTCTTTATTTATTTTGTATGTTATTTTTTATTTCATATTTCCCATGTTCTTAATTGTAAGGCGTAGCCGCTGCATTGTCAACCAAATGCCCCATATCCGCCAATAACACTTTTTGCTGCATATCCCATCTCATCAGCCCTTCTTGCCGCTATCATACTGTTGGCACCTCTGTCGCAATAGAATATAAGTACAGCCGTCTTATCATATCTTACTATCTCCCTCTCAAATGTATTCATCTCCATGTGCACCGCACCTTCAACATGCTCCTGAAGATACTCGTTTTGCGGCCGCAGATCAATAAGCACTGCATTCTTATCCTGCATGTATGCCTTTACCATCCTTGCATTAATAATCTCAAATGACATATCATCATCCCGGCACTCAATATATAATATATATTATTCATATTTCAAAAAAATGCAGCATGGTCATGACTTATGTACTCAAATAATTTCATATATCATACATATATCCTGACCACACTGCGCCCCACTATTTATTATCTCGAAATAATATACAGATGCCTGTTAGTAACAATCATCCTCTTTATTATAAGAATTGCCAAAGCAGTCCGAACTGTCTGAACTGTTCTTTGAACTGTTTTTTGAACTGTTCTTAGAACTGTTATAAGAACTGTTCCTGGATGAATTGTCTGATGCATTCTTCGATGAATTCTTTGATGAATTCCCCATTGAATCTGTTGAATTACTCTCTGATGAGTTATAGCTGTTCTTTGCCATTATCAGGCCCTCCTTATAAGCTTATATTAAATATGCTACATATCCTAGTATTACTTATAATCCTTCTTTTTATTCAGTACTTATCGCATCTTTCGACATTATTTAAAATTTTTTTCATTTTTCTGCAATTTCCTGTTGCAAAACATGAAATCATATGATATATTATCATTTGTAAGAAGAAATTCCCCTTATTATTTCTTTTTACTATAACCCCTTATTAATTATTTATACTCCCCTCAGAGAGACCATACAACTAAGTTGTATGGTCTTTCGCTTTCTATAATATTATTTTCAAACTAATATTATTTTTATACTATCTATATAAACTACATAACAGTCATCAGGATTTCCCGGTAAAGCAGCCAGCATGTCAAAAACAATAAACAAACAAAAAAGGACCTGTACACATACAGATCCTCAAACAGTGCGCCAAAAGGGACTCGAACCCCCAACCTTTCGGTCCGTAGCCGAACGCTCTATCCAATTGAGCTATTAGCGCATACATATTAAATTGATTTGTATTAGCAAATCCAAGTGCCGGCGACCGGACTTGAACCGGTACGGGAATTTCTTCCCATTGGATTTTAAGTCCAAGGCGTCTGCCAATTCCGCCACGCCGGCCTAAAATGCTTAACCGCATTAAGTGGGGCCTATAGGGCTCGAACCTATGACCCTCTGCTTGTAAGGCAGATGCTCTCCCAGCTGAGCTAAGACCCCATATGATATTGCAGATATCATATGATAAACTGTAATAACACAAGCGACCCGGATGGGGTTCGAACCCATGACCTCCGCCGTGACAGGGCGGCGCTCTAACCAACTGAGCCACCAGGCCAAATTACTAATGTATTATATCACTAAAATACCTGATATACAATAGATATAATATTCAATTAAATAAAATAATGGACCTTCGGGGACTCGAACCCAGGACCGACCGGTTATGAGCCGGTTGCTCTAACCAACTGAGCTAAAGGTCCATATAAGAGCCGACAATCGGACTTGAACCGATAACCTGCTGATTACAAATCAGCTGCTCTGCCAATTGAGCCATGTCGGCATGTATAAAATTCATAAAACCTATATACACGAAAATGACTCCAAGGGGATTTGAACCCCTGTTACCGCCGTGAAAGGGCGGTGTCTTAACCGCTTGACCATGGAGCCTTAATAATTATATATATTAAAAAGCTCCCCGAGTAGGGCTCGAACCTACAACATCACGGTTAACAGCCGTGCGCTCTACCATTGAGCTATCGAGGAATATGCGCTGCAATGCCACGCACTACTTACTGAAAGGTTTTGACCCTTCAAAACTGCACATTAAATTATCTTTTACATCCCTTACCTTCGGATAACTCCTCAGGCACTCTCTTTCTATCCGTTTCTTTCTTCGGTTAAGCCCTCGACCTATTAGTACTGGTCAACTGAATACATTGCTGTACTTACATCTCCAGCCTATCAACCTTGTCGTCTTCAAGGGGTCTTACCTGATTACTCAGTGGGATATCCCATCTTGAGGGGGGCTTCACGCTTAGATGCCTTCAGCGTTTATCCCTGCCCGACTTGGCTACCCGGCCGTGGCATTGGCATGCCAGCCGGTACACCAGAGGTCAGTCCGTCCCGGTCCTCTCGTACTAAGGACGGCTCCTCTCAGATATCCTGCGCCCGCGCCGGATAGGGACCGAACTGTCTCACGACGTTCTGAACCCAGCTCGCGTACCGCTTTAATGGGCGAACAGCCCAACCCTTGGGACCTACTCCAGCCCCAGGATGCGATGAGCCGACATCGAGGTGCCAAACCACTCCGTCGATGTGAACTCTTGGGAGTGATAAGCCTGTTATCCCCAGGGTAGCTTTTATCCGTTGAGCGATGGCAATCCCACTTTATGCCACCGGATCACTAAGTCCTACTTTCGTACCTGTTCCACCCGTCGGTGTCACAGTCAAGCTCACTTCTGCCTTTGCGCTCTGCGAATGGTTTCCGTCCATTCTGAGTGAACCTTTGAGCGCCTCCGATACCCTTTCGGAGGCGACCGCCCCAGTCAAACTCCCCGCCTGGCATTGTCCCACCGCCGGATCACGGCGGCTGGTTAGAAACCTAGCAATGCAGGGGTGGTATCCCAACGCCGGCTCCATGACAACTGGCGTCATCATTTCTCAGCCTCCCACCTATCCTGTACGTGCAATGCCAGATCCCAGTGCCAAACTAGAGTAAAGCTCCATGGGGTCTTTCCGTCCTGGCGCGGGTAGCCAGCATCTTCACTGGCACTTCAATTTCACCGGGTGCATTGTCGAGACAGCGCCCAAATCATTACGCCTTTCGTGCGGGTCGGAACTTACCCGACAAGGAATTTCGCTACCTTAGGACCGTTATAGTTACGGCCGCCGTTTACTGGGGCTTAAGTTCGATGCTTCGTTTCCTGACATCTCCCCTTAACCTTCCAGCACCGGGCAGGCGTCAGCCCATATACTTCACCTTTCGGTTTTGCATAGACCTGTGTTTTTGCTAAACAGTTGCTTGGGCCTATTCTCTGCGGCCACATTGCTGTGGCACCCCTTCTCCCGAAGTTACGGGGTCATTTTGCCGAGTTCCTTGACAATGCTTCTCCCGCCGGCCTTAGGATTCTCTCCTCATCTACCTGTGTCGGTTTACGGTACGGGTACAATGGACACTATAGCGGCTTTTCTTGACGGCAGGCTCCGGAACTTCGCTACTTTTGTTTCGCTCCTCTCACCGCTCTGGCTTGCATGCGGGTTTTGCCTCGCATACGCCTCCTCGGCTTTCACCGGGCTTTCCTTTCCC
This genomic interval carries:
- a CDS encoding class I SAM-dependent RNA methyltransferase, whose product is MEIFKLVAPCHFGLEAVLKREITDLGYEITQVEDGRVTFEGDAEAICRANVGLRTAERVLMQVGRFKAETFDELFENTKALEWENLIPKNGKFWVTKANSVNSKLFSSSDIQSIVKKAIVERLKLKYKTDWFEETGSEYPIRINIVKDEVLVALDTTGNSLHKRGYRPVAGAAPISESLAAALIMLTPWNKDRILVDPFCGSGTFPIEAAMMAASIAPGMNRTFTAMKWDNIIPPAEWDAVIEEAKDMVNLDIDVDIQGYDIDDEVLKVARMNAARFGVDKLIHFQKRDVRELSHPKKYGFIITNPPYGERLEEKSALPPIYEAFGRQFAKLDTWSAYMITSYEDAEKYFGRKADKNRKIYNGMIKTYFYQFLGPKPPRRGGTN
- a CDS encoding XTP/dITP diphosphatase, producing the protein MAEKIIFATGNAGKMKEIQMIMSDLDVEVVSMKDAGINIDIDENGTTFEENALIKARAVMQECNMITLADDSGLEVDYLNKEPGVYSARYMGEDTSYDIKNRSIIDRLEGVTGNDRSARFVCVIAAALPDGRTLTTRGTIEGLIGYEQKGENGFGYDPIVYVPEYDATTAELSMEVKNSISHRGKALAAMKAKLLEMGLVKKK
- a CDS encoding lectin like domain-containing protein encodes the protein MKDNKGLYITLVVIAVVFAGVIFGGRLLREEIAVGQTVSNDERPAEWNMIIAQEINSRGIQLVLDGKEREVSKGQIIMNSDNQIMLDENLFTKDFQCAFACIDESSIIIMKGSARADIEIGTDFMTVGENVSQIKNAAQIIDGDAYVQAEVLEKAFGYGYKWDIDKNTVFLNDSKKSANVLPSRFTYADLDKLPSVRNQGRLSTCWAFAACTALESGLLPKEHYTFSVDNMSVNNGFKGTQADGGECMRAIAYLASWKGPVKEEDDPYGDGICNYDAKPVKHVQEVQIIDSKNFESIKKAVFLHGGVQTSIYTQMTSGSGYSRYYNKSNNAYCYIGTNRPNHDVVIVGWDDNYSKYNFNGTLEGDGAFICMNSWGSSFGDNGLFYVSYYDSNIGMHNVVYTGIESTDNYEKIYQTDQCGWVGQMGYDDSTAYFSNVYTVEDDELLRAVSFYATGKATEYEIYLVNDFKSTASFDKMQFVQKGSFVNAGYYTVKLDKPVELAAGSQCAVIIKIKTPGSVRPVAIEYRADEYTADVVLDDGCGYVSLNGRSWEHVEESKNCNICLKMFTDSID
- a CDS encoding right-handed parallel beta-helix repeat-containing protein, with protein sequence MGKKRLRTIMDIAAALMAAAGIVLAICPVSIKAGTDSGKTLEDGKWQTVKLGTQSDKMKDASYDAASGTLQLNSGSNGKMANTGQSGFVMYYTKVKSDDYNVTVRGRFHVTKVDKADNQSSFGIIVTDSLGSKDASADYLNQAEICAATKNEATKTCIPGIRTLFGNIDASGKSNNGGTCDVTQYFDKDATVFKSDNAKNLYYNFEVVKDSNGYVFNYYSDDWSKINYSKRIYNPEKLLKQDKENVYIGFYASRIGTVEVTDISYEQHTPTAEEKAAVDKSAWADYDKVSVKTFNGTTTSSDDYIYRFTGNVKGTLTVKDDHGNIYIDGQEISSGDAVKFALSDKGISLPMGDTTFITTVKPYENAINADGSREYSDRLLLKDYSPVEIKDKVTRKDAVAAGNGIVYVSPQGAADASGTKEAPVDIATAAAYARAGQTIVLLDGTYNMKTVLSITYSVSGTKDAPITLKAENAGRAVFNGSSIAKSSDAVISLKGNYWNIYGIDVCNASDGTKGIHVSGSNNTIEMCNIYENGSTGLQISYSGGEPSEWWPSGNQIKNCSSYYNCDSKQNDADGFAAKLSVGSDNVFDGCIAYSNADDGYDLYAKDTEGYGPIEPVTIQNSLAYNNGMLKDGSNSKASGNGFKLGGEGLTGKHVLKNCVAWNNGGSGIMSNNGPDCRVYNCTSVDNGHFSRTGGTDSRNNYQLTPKNGEKYSGNTGYVLENVISFYTAAVTDSGKMSSDKFTLKGQNDDVIYKTNNYICKNIDSRECVNKDGSKVSADWFESVDYNNIVPTRDSDGSIDMHGLFVLTDKAPSGVGAVIGAADSYDTAVISSDVPKQNQNTGKGVIYAVFVVIIAAAAVAYVCVKKKKH
- a CDS encoding rhodanese-like domain-containing protein, which codes for MSFEIINARMVKAYMQDKNAVLIDLRPQNEYLQEHVEGAVHMEMNTFEREIVRYDKTAVLIFYCDRGANSMIAARRADEMGYAAKSVIGGYGAFG